Proteins encoded by one window of Roseibium sp. Sym1:
- a CDS encoding response regulator encodes MDEKKATILCIEDEEELLEDLCEELQEAGYRFLKATDGREGLECLKQEKPDLIICDMMMPNMDGQALLKELRGNFSKFDDVPFVFLTAKATRDDIIAGKRLGAEEYLTKPVDYDLLLATVESSLAQVERIQNRDRKKLMQIYQMFKKQRGTEREIRVAFVTDNPQTIAPLSTALTDLGCTINFVTEKQLAHKTFDLSNTDIVFLVYSKIVHYYLRYIADKRDSKWTGTSVLLAPSTLSSNQKDAFLENGIDECIHYPYPPIDIFKLIIKRLKNAA; translated from the coding sequence ATGGACGAGAAGAAGGCCACGATACTGTGCATCGAGGATGAAGAGGAACTCCTCGAGGATCTGTGCGAGGAATTGCAGGAAGCCGGCTACCGGTTCCTGAAGGCAACGGACGGGCGCGAAGGCCTTGAATGTCTGAAGCAGGAAAAGCCCGATCTCATCATCTGCGACATGATGATGCCGAACATGGACGGTCAGGCGCTTTTGAAGGAGCTACGAGGCAATTTCTCGAAATTCGACGACGTGCCGTTTGTCTTCCTGACCGCAAAGGCCACTCGTGACGACATTATCGCGGGCAAGCGGCTGGGTGCTGAGGAATACCTGACAAAGCCGGTCGATTACGATCTCTTGCTGGCGACCGTGGAATCCAGTCTGGCGCAGGTCGAGCGGATCCAGAACCGGGACCGCAAGAAACTCATGCAAATCTACCAGATGTTCAAGAAGCAGCGCGGAACGGAACGGGAGATCCGGGTCGCCTTCGTCACCGACAATCCCCAGACGATCGCACCCTTGTCCACCGCGCTGACCGACCTGGGCTGCACGATCAATTTCGTCACGGAAAAGCAGCTTGCGCACAAGACATTCGATCTTTCCAACACCGACATTGTCTTTCTCGTCTACAGCAAGATCGTGCACTACTACCTGCGATACATTGCCGACAAACGCGATAGCAAATGGACCGGAACGTCCGTTCTCCTTGCGCCGTCGACACTGAGTTCAAATCAGAAGGACGCTTTTCTGGAGAACGGGATCGACGAGTGCATTCATTATCCCTACCCGCCCATAGACATCTTCAAACTCATCATCAAGCGCTTGAAAAACGCCGCCTGA